The proteins below are encoded in one region of Shewanella algae:
- a CDS encoding MBL fold metallo-hydrolase, translating into MPFLRKRFTSLVLFTFVSLAAAAENNSYAENPYAEVKITTHELLSGRYMLTGAGGNIGVSAGEDGLLIIDDQFAPLAEKISAALQGLKPGHPAFVINTHFHGDHTGGNLYFGQNANILAHENVLKRLSEKEPQKKALPVITYDKGLKIHFNNQVLELIHLGPGHTDGDTLVLWQDRKLVHMGDLFFKDRFPFIDLDHGGSVIGYRDNVAAVLELIEQDTLVIPGHGELANKADLLRFKHMLDDCINWMKEGKQRGMTLEQMQATELPQAWREWGWQFIPKERWVKTLYQGLTEE; encoded by the coding sequence ATGCCATTTTTGCGTAAACGCTTTACATCACTCGTGCTGTTTACATTTGTCAGCTTGGCTGCCGCGGCGGAAAATAATTCCTATGCCGAGAATCCCTATGCCGAGGTCAAGATAACCACTCATGAACTGCTGTCAGGTCGCTATATGTTGACCGGCGCCGGCGGCAACATAGGTGTCAGCGCCGGGGAGGATGGACTGCTTATCATAGATGACCAGTTTGCGCCGCTGGCAGAGAAGATTTCTGCGGCATTACAGGGTCTCAAGCCGGGCCATCCGGCTTTTGTCATCAATACCCATTTTCACGGCGATCATACCGGGGGCAATCTGTACTTTGGCCAAAACGCCAACATTCTTGCCCACGAGAATGTGCTCAAGCGGTTGAGTGAGAAGGAACCCCAAAAGAAGGCGCTACCTGTTATCACCTATGACAAGGGACTGAAAATTCACTTCAACAACCAGGTGTTGGAACTTATTCATCTGGGCCCAGGGCATACGGATGGTGACACCCTGGTGCTGTGGCAGGATCGCAAACTGGTACATATGGGCGATCTCTTCTTTAAAGACAGATTTCCCTTTATCGATCTCGACCACGGCGGCTCAGTCATCGGCTACAGAGACAATGTCGCGGCCGTGCTTGAACTCATAGAACAGGATACCTTGGTTATTCCAGGTCATGGTGAACTGGCCAACAAGGCCGATCTCCTGAGGTTCAAACATATGCTGGATGACTGCATCAATTGGATGAAAGAGGGGAAGCAGCGCGGCATGACTCTCGAGCAGATGCAGGCCACAGAACTACCCCAAGCATGGCGGGAATGGGGCTGGCAGTTCATCCCAAAGGAGCGCTGGGTTAAAACCCTGTATCAGGGATTAACCGAGGAATAA
- a CDS encoding phosphotransferase has product MEQPKFNQYVLRVLEAHPGERICSFEYEGKKYWLKQAETLQGAMRVLKPNPQLALEKEKQTLEHLASRSAPVPRIVQSDKGYFVVEDAGVTVKDWLALKSEDQQGMQQILNDSAAALAGLHSMGLAHGRPALRDISWQQGQVTFIDFEANQKGKDMLMQQIRDLLVYIHSLYRYMGPANEAIAQAIASYRQAGGEAIWHETRSFLVSWQWLYLLLRPFRDIGGRDLKPIYWVLWHFRNIPA; this is encoded by the coding sequence ATGGAGCAACCTAAATTCAATCAATATGTTCTGCGGGTGCTGGAAGCTCATCCCGGGGAGCGTATTTGCTCGTTTGAATATGAGGGTAAAAAATACTGGCTCAAACAGGCAGAGACTCTTCAGGGGGCCATGCGGGTGTTGAAACCCAATCCTCAACTGGCGCTGGAAAAAGAGAAACAGACTCTGGAACATCTGGCCAGCCGCTCAGCTCCTGTGCCGCGCATTGTTCAGTCCGATAAGGGCTACTTTGTCGTGGAAGATGCTGGTGTGACAGTCAAAGACTGGTTGGCACTCAAATCGGAGGATCAGCAAGGCATGCAGCAGATCCTCAATGACAGCGCCGCTGCTCTGGCGGGTTTGCACAGTATGGGCTTGGCCCACGGCCGTCCGGCACTCAGGGATATCAGTTGGCAACAGGGACAGGTGACCTTTATCGATTTTGAAGCCAATCAAAAGGGTAAAGACATGCTGATGCAGCAGATAAGGGATCTGCTGGTGTACATTCACAGCTTATACCGCTACATGGGGCCGGCCAACGAAGCGATTGCCCAAGCGATAGCCAGTTATCGCCAAGCCGGTGGTGAAGCTATCTGGCATGAGACCAGAAGTTTCCTGGTCAGTTGGCAGTGGCTCTATCTGTTGCTGAGGCCGTTTCGCGATATAGGCGGCCGTGACCTCAAGCCCATCTATTGGGTGTTGTGGCATTTTCGCAATATTCCTGCCTGA
- a CDS encoding Trm112 family protein, with the protein MAFDKKLLEIVACPICKGRLEYDKQAQQLICKADRLAYPINDGIPVLLADKAEPWQEKQ; encoded by the coding sequence ATGGCGTTTGATAAGAAACTATTGGAAATCGTAGCCTGCCCCATATGTAAAGGCAGACTGGAGTATGACAAGCAGGCACAGCAACTTATCTGTAAGGCAGATAGGCTGGCTTATCCTATCAATGATGGGATCCCTGTGCTGCTGGCTGACAAGGCCGAGCCTTGGCAGGAAAAGCAATAA
- the lpxK gene encoding tetraacyldisaccharide 4'-kinase produces the protein MEALLNRIWYQKHWGRWLLWPLSWLFALLSGLRRLGFKLGLKASQALPVPVIIVGNITVGGSGKTPTVIYLIELLRHYGYHPGVISRGYGSGQTEPRLVPQGANPTDFGDEPAMIVARTQVPMAVGVDRIATAELLLASADVDIIISDDGLQHYRLARDIEVVVLDASRRLGNGMLLPAGPLREGEWRLESADFVIHNGEASDTVREFGMQLIPGAVLSVAGENQTQAPTAPMAVKAMAGIGNPERFFETLSQMGFKLEAQEVFADHQAYSLEALAPLGDELPLLMTEKDAIKCREFAKQHWWYLAVNAKLSPQFDAQLLTRVREAMASKQKANQKGQSDGV, from the coding sequence GTGGAAGCTCTGCTTAACCGTATCTGGTATCAGAAGCATTGGGGAAGGTGGTTGCTTTGGCCGCTTTCCTGGTTGTTTGCCTTGCTCAGTGGCCTGAGACGCCTGGGGTTTAAACTTGGGCTCAAGGCCTCGCAAGCTTTGCCCGTACCCGTGATCATTGTCGGCAACATTACCGTCGGCGGCAGTGGCAAGACGCCTACCGTTATCTATCTGATTGAGTTGCTCAGGCACTATGGTTACCACCCAGGGGTAATAAGCCGTGGTTATGGCAGTGGTCAAACCGAGCCGAGACTGGTGCCCCAAGGCGCCAATCCAACGGATTTTGGTGATGAGCCGGCGATGATAGTGGCCCGCACTCAAGTGCCTATGGCTGTGGGAGTGGATCGTATAGCCACCGCCGAGTTGCTGCTGGCGTCCGCTGATGTGGATATTATTATCAGCGATGATGGTTTGCAGCATTATCGACTGGCGCGGGATATTGAAGTGGTGGTGCTCGATGCCAGCCGCCGCTTGGGTAATGGCATGTTATTGCCTGCAGGTCCCTTGAGAGAGGGGGAATGGCGCTTGGAGAGTGCCGATTTCGTTATTCACAACGGTGAAGCCAGCGATACTGTCAGAGAGTTTGGTATGCAGCTCATTCCCGGTGCAGTACTGAGTGTCGCAGGGGAAAACCAGACTCAGGCCCCCACAGCGCCTATGGCGGTAAAAGCCATGGCTGGTATCGGTAATCCGGAACGTTTTTTTGAAACTCTCTCTCAGATGGGGTTCAAGCTCGAAGCTCAAGAGGTCTTTGCCGATCATCAGGCCTACAGTCTGGAGGCCTTGGCGCCACTTGGCGATGAACTGCCGCTGCTGATGACAGAAAAAGATGCGATCAAGTGTCGCGAATTTGCAAAACAACACTGGTGGTATTTGGCCGTCAATGCCAAGCTATCACCCCAATTCGATGCCCAATTGCTGACTCGGGTGCGAGAGGCAATGGCAAGCAAACAAAAGGCAAACCAAAAAGGACAGTCTGATGGCGTTTGA
- the msbA gene encoding lipid A export permease/ATP-binding protein MsbA, whose translation MSTSQQREVWTVFRRLLSYLKPLKGVFIISILALITYGVVDATFIAFVKPFIDEGFANNSVVASVELGTSKGFNASSDVLTMAPFVVVGLFSLRGLANFVSTYGISYISAKLIQDMRQQVFEHILSLPVSYMDKENTGSLISKVTFDTEQIARASGSALITLVRDSVTVIGMLGLMFYYSWKLSLCILIIGPFIGVVIAVVSRRFRKVSRQIQGAMGSVTAVTEQMIKGHKNVLSFGGQKTEAERFAKVNDQNRYQNMKLAAAQAISQPLIMIIGSFALAFVLYAASFDSLKDELTAGTFATILGAMLAMLQPIKNLTRVNAEFQRGIAACTTVFELLDTPGESDSGTHTVERVEGNLRFDNVSFGYPGQERLALENIDFEVRQGQTLALVGRSGSGKSTIASLVTRFYAGLKQGEITLDDVSIYDYSLKCLRSQVALVSQQVTLFNDTIANNIAYAYPGEATREQIENAAKLAYAMEFIETLPQGLDTEIGENGVMLSGGQRQRIAIARAILRDAPVLILDEATSALDTESEKAIQKGLDNLRRNRTSIVIAHRLSTIESADQILVVDQGKILERGTHQSLLEKDGTYAKLYQMQFGG comes from the coding sequence ATGAGCACATCTCAACAACGTGAAGTCTGGACGGTTTTCAGACGTTTGCTGTCCTACCTCAAGCCTCTCAAAGGGGTATTTATCATCTCGATTCTGGCGTTGATCACCTATGGGGTTGTGGACGCTACTTTTATCGCTTTTGTGAAACCTTTTATTGATGAAGGGTTTGCCAATAATTCGGTCGTTGCCAGCGTGGAGCTGGGCACCTCCAAAGGGTTTAATGCCAGCTCGGATGTATTGACCATGGCCCCCTTCGTGGTAGTGGGGCTGTTTAGTCTTAGGGGATTGGCCAACTTTGTCTCTACCTATGGCATCTCTTATATCAGTGCCAAGCTTATTCAGGATATGCGTCAGCAGGTGTTTGAACACATACTGTCGCTGCCTGTCAGCTATATGGACAAGGAAAACACGGGTTCCTTGATCTCCAAAGTAACCTTTGACACAGAGCAAATTGCCAGAGCCTCCGGCAGCGCGCTGATCACTCTGGTGAGAGACAGTGTCACTGTCATCGGCATGCTGGGGTTGATGTTCTATTACTCCTGGAAGCTGTCGCTTTGCATTCTGATCATTGGTCCTTTCATCGGGGTGGTGATTGCCGTTGTCAGTCGCCGCTTCCGTAAGGTATCGCGGCAGATCCAGGGCGCCATGGGGTCAGTGACTGCAGTGACTGAGCAGATGATCAAGGGCCACAAGAACGTGTTGTCTTTCGGCGGTCAGAAGACTGAGGCCGAGCGTTTTGCCAAGGTCAACGATCAAAACCGCTATCAGAACATGAAGTTGGCAGCGGCCCAGGCCATCAGCCAACCGCTTATTATGATCATAGGTTCCTTTGCATTGGCCTTTGTACTCTATGCTGCGAGCTTTGACAGCCTGAAGGATGAACTGACCGCGGGTACCTTTGCCACTATCCTGGGTGCCATGCTGGCCATGCTGCAGCCCATCAAGAACCTCACCCGGGTTAACGCCGAGTTTCAACGCGGTATTGCTGCCTGTACCACAGTGTTTGAGTTGCTGGATACTCCGGGGGAGTCCGATAGCGGCACTCACACAGTAGAGCGGGTTGAGGGTAATCTGCGTTTCGATAACGTCAGCTTTGGTTATCCGGGGCAGGAGCGTCTGGCGCTTGAGAATATCGACTTTGAAGTGCGTCAGGGGCAGACTCTGGCGCTGGTGGGTCGCTCAGGCTCGGGTAAGTCGACCATCGCCAGTCTGGTGACCCGTTTTTACGCTGGACTGAAACAGGGGGAGATTACCCTGGATGATGTCAGTATTTACGACTATTCACTCAAGTGTCTGCGTAGCCAGGTCGCGTTGGTGTCGCAGCAGGTCACTCTTTTCAACGACACCATAGCCAATAATATCGCCTATGCCTATCCAGGCGAGGCGACCCGCGAACAGATAGAAAACGCCGCCAAATTGGCCTATGCGATGGAGTTTATCGAAACCTTGCCCCAAGGACTGGATACCGAGATAGGTGAAAACGGCGTGATGTTGTCCGGTGGTCAACGCCAGCGGATCGCCATTGCCAGAGCCATCCTCAGGGATGCCCCTGTGTTGATCCTCGATGAAGCGACCTCGGCACTGGATACCGAATCAGAGAAGGCGATTCAAAAGGGGCTGGATAACCTGCGCCGCAATCGTACCTCGATAGTTATTGCCCACAGACTGTCGACCATTGAAAGTGCCGATCAGATTTTGGTGGTCGATCAGGGCAAGATCCTCGAGCGCGGCACGCATCAGAGCCTGCTGGAAAAGGATGGGACGTACGCCAAGTTGTACCAGATGCAATTCGGAGGTTAA